From one Culex quinquefasciatus strain JHB chromosome 3, VPISU_Cqui_1.0_pri_paternal, whole genome shotgun sequence genomic stretch:
- the LOC6049105 gene encoding neurogenic differentiation factor 1: MKISQSRPRTEPATSSRRTKANQRERNRMHGLNDALDRLRSCVPLPQQLTVTRCDHTAPQKLSKIETLRLARNYIWALSEALREDRRYGFEELVAILGMRLSPNTANLLRTRMTLDGELRVGLVEPCQCRRCSTTRNEIFGFDGCCGLCVTGEVDFWGIE; the protein is encoded by the coding sequence ATGAAAATCAGCCAATCTAGACCGCGGACGGAACCTGCCACCAGCAGCCGACGGACCAAGGCAAACCAGCGCGAACGGAACCGGATGCACGGGCTGAACGACGCGCTGGACAGGTTGCGCAGCTGCGTGCCACTTCCGCAGCAGCTGACCGTGACCAGGTGTGACCACACGGCGCCCCAGAAGCTGTCGAAGATTGAAACTCTCCGGCTGGCGCGGAATTACATTTGGGCACTGTCGGAAGCGTTGCGGGAGGATCGACGGTACGGGTTCGAGGAGTTGGTTGCGATTTTGGGGATGCGGTTGAGTCCGAACACGGCCAATCTGCTGAGGACGAGGATGACGCTGGACGGGGAGCTGCGGGTTGGACTGGTGGAACCGTGTCAGTGCCGGAGGTGTTCTACGACGAGGAACGAGATTTTCGGGTTTGACGGGTGTTGCGGTCTGTGCGTAACCGGTGAGGTGGATTTTTGGGGGATTGAATAG